The proteins below come from a single Cinclus cinclus chromosome 21, bCinCin1.1, whole genome shotgun sequence genomic window:
- the S100B gene encoding protein S100-B, whose amino-acid sequence MSELEKAMIAIIDAFHQYSGKEGDKHKLKKSELKELINNELPHFLGEIKDQETVDKVMEALDCDGDAECDFQEFVAFIAMVTAACHEFFEHE is encoded by the exons ATGTCTGAGCTGGAGAAGGCGATGATCGCCATCATCGATGCCTTCCACCAGTACTCCGGGAAGGAGGGAGACAAGCACAAGCTGAAGAAATCGGAACTGAAGGAGCTCATCAACAACGAGCTGCCCCACTTCCTCGGT gaaatcaaAGACCAGGAGACTGTGGACAAAGTCATGGAGGCACTGGACTGCGATGGGGATGCAGAGTGTGACTTCCAGGAGTTTGTGGCCTTCATTGCAATGGTCACTGCTGCTTGCCACGAGTTCTTTGAGCATGAGTGA
- the LSS gene encoding LOW QUALITY PROTEIN: lanosterol synthase (The sequence of the model RefSeq protein was modified relative to this genomic sequence to represent the inferred CDS: inserted 1 base in 1 codon), which translates to MRFYAALQAEDGHWAGDYGGPLFLLPGLLITCHTAKIQLPEGFRKEMIRYLRSVQLPDGGWGLHVEDKSTVFGTALNYVALRILGVGPDDPDIVRARVNLHSKGGAVGIPSWGKFWLAVLNVYSWEGMNTLLPEMCSTFSVATRLLPTWFPAHPSRLWCHCRQVYLPMSYCYAKRLSAEEDELIRSLRQELYVQDYASIDWPAQRNNVAACDVYTPHSWLLGAAYAIMNVYEAHHSTHLRQRAVTELYDHIKADDRFTKCISIGPISKTINMLVRWFVEGKDSPAFQEHVSRIPDYLWLGLDGMKMQGTNGSQLWDTAFAIQAFLEAEAQEMPEFTSCLQNAHGFLQFSQIPENPPDYQKYYRHMSKGGFPFSTRDCGWIVADCTAEGLKAVMLLQEKCPFIAKPVPAERLFDAVNVLALGQIEIVLPMRFXPLPLCLSGQLLSMRNSDGGFATYETKRGGHLLELLNPSEVFGDIMIDYTYVECTSAVMQALRHFQSQFPEHRTLEIRETLQKGLDFCRKKQRADGSWEGSWGVCFTYGTWFGLEAFASMQHTYHSGTVCREVAQACQFLISKQMTDGGWGEDFESCEQRAYVQSAESQIHNTCWALLGLMAVRYPDISVLERGIKLLMDKQLPNGDWPQENIAGVFNKSCAISYTAYRNIFPIWTLGRFCRLYPNSPLAGQLPARARPSAEAGQEEQRALSA; encoded by the exons ATGCGGTTCTACGCAGCGCTGCAGGCCGAGGATGGGCACTGGGCGGGCGACTACGGCGGGCCGCTGTTCCTGCTGCCGG GTCTCCTCATCACCTGCCACACGGCCAAAATCCAGCTGCCCGAGGGGTTCAGGAAGGAGATGATACGCTACCTGCGCTCTGTGCAGCTCCCGGATGGAGGCTGGGGCTT ACATGTAGAAGACAAATCAACAGTGTTTGGTACAGCCCTCAACTATGTAGCCTTGAGGATCCTgggggttggaccagatgaccctgACATTGTACGGGCCCGTGTCAACCTGCACAGCAAAG gaggtgctgtggggatCCCTTCCTGGGGCAAGTTTTGGCTGGCTGTCTTGAACGTTTACAGCTGGGAGGGAATGAACACGCTTCTCCCAGAGATGTG CAGCACTTTCTCTGTTGCAACCAGGCTGCTTCCCACATGGTTTCCAGCCCATCCGTCACGGCTCTGGTGTCACTGCCGCCAGGTTTACCTTCCCATGAGTTACTGCTACGCTAAGCGTTTGTCAGCAGAAGAGGATGAGCTTATACGGAGCTTGCGGCAG GAGCTCTATGTGCAAGACTATGCCAGCATAGACTGGCCAGCACAGAGGAACAACGTGGCTGCCTGTGATGTGTACACCCCACACAGCTGGCTGCTGGGTGCTGCCTACG cCATCATGAACGTGTACGAAGCTCACCACAGCACTCACCTGCGGCAGCGAGCTGTCACAGAGCTGTACGACCACATCAAGGCTGATGATAGATTCACCAAGTGCATCAGCATCGGCCCA ATCTCCAAGACAATCAACATGTTGGTTCGATGGTTTGTGGAAGGGAAGGACTCCCCAGCTTTTCAGGAGCATGTTTCCAGGATCCCTGACTATCTTTG GCTGGGCCTTGATGGCATGAAGATGCAG GGCACAAATGGATCTCAGCTCTGGGATACTGCTTTTGCCATCCAAGCTTTCTTGGAG GCAGAAGCCCAGGAGATGCCCGAATTCACCTCCTGCCTCCAGAATGCCCATGGGTTCCTCCAGTTCTCCCAg ATCCCAGAGAACCCACCTGACTACCAGAAATACTATCGCCATATGAGCAAG GGTGGTTTCCCCTTCAGCACGCGGGACTGCGGCTGGATTGTGGCAGAttgcacagcagaggggctgaagGCCGTtatgctgctgcaggagaagtGTCCCTTTATAGCCAAGCCTGTGCCTGCTGAACGCCTCTTTGATGCTGTGAATGTG CTGGCTTTGGGCCAGATTGAAATAGTACTGCCCATGAGGT TCCCACTGCCTCTCTGCTTGTCTGGGCAGTTGCTGAGCATGAGGAACTCAGATGGAGGCTTTGCCACTTACGAAACCAAGCGAGGAGGCCACTTACTGGAGCTGCTGAACCCCTCGGAGGTGTTTG GTGACATCATGATTGACTACACGTACGTGGAATGCACATCAGCTGTCATGCAGGCACTGAGACACTTCCAGAGCCAGTTCCCTGAGCACCGAACCCTGGAGATCAG GGAGACTCTGCAGAAGGGCCTGGATTTCTGTCGCAAGAAGCAGCGAGCGGATGGGTCCTGGGAAGG GAGTTGGGGGGTTTGTTTCACCTATGGCACCTGGTTTGGTCTGGAGGCGTTTGCCAGCATGCAGCACACATACCACAGCGG GACTGTCTGCCGAGAAGTGGCCCAGGCCTGCCAATTCCTCATCTCCAAGCAGATGACAGATGGAGGGTGGGGAGAGGATTTTGAGTCCTGCGAGCAGCGCGCCTATGTGCAGAGTGCTGAGTCACAGATCCACAACACCTGTTGGGCCCTGCTTGGCCTCATGGCTGTCAG GTACCCTGACATCAGTGTGCTGGAAAGGGGCATTAAACTGTTGATGGATAAGCAGCTGCCCAACGGAGACTGGCCTCAG GAGAACATTGCTGGGGTGTTCAACAAGTCATGTGCCATCAGTTACACTGCGTACCGCAACATCTTCCCCATCTGGACACTGGGGCGGTTCTGCCGGCTGTATCCCAACAGCCCTCTGGCTGGGCAGCTGCCAGCCAGAGCCAGGCCTTCAgctgaggcagggcaggaggagcagagagccCTGTCTGCTTGA